A genomic window from Cumulibacter manganitolerans includes:
- a CDS encoding acyl-ACP desaturase has product MEPTEDPKHLLHALEPVVEENLNRHLRAAQDWNPHDYVPWDDGRNFAFLGGQDYEPGQSTLDPIAQTAMVTNLLTEDNLPSYHFEIATNFGRDGAWGQWVGRWTAEEARHGTAMRDYLVVTRGVDPVALEVERLAHMTAGYDSGAKTSLETIAYVSFQELATRVSHRNTGRATEDPICDQLLARISTDENLHMVFYRNLVSAAFDHFPDATMQAVAREVTGFEMPGAGMAGFARKSVAIAKAGIYDLRQHRDEVLAPVLRKWRVFQRTDLGPEGERAREALAAFMQDLDEQASRFEEQRERAFERARAKTDGPGRIGVTRTVAGR; this is encoded by the coding sequence GTGGAACCCACCGAAGACCCGAAGCACCTGCTGCACGCGCTGGAGCCCGTCGTCGAGGAGAACCTCAACCGGCACCTGCGCGCCGCGCAGGACTGGAACCCGCACGACTACGTGCCGTGGGACGACGGACGTAACTTCGCCTTCCTCGGCGGCCAGGACTACGAGCCGGGGCAGTCCACGCTGGACCCGATCGCCCAGACGGCGATGGTCACCAACCTGCTGACCGAGGACAACCTGCCGTCGTACCACTTCGAGATCGCCACCAACTTCGGTCGCGACGGTGCGTGGGGGCAGTGGGTCGGCCGGTGGACGGCGGAGGAGGCCCGGCACGGCACGGCGATGCGCGACTATCTGGTGGTGACCCGCGGTGTCGACCCGGTCGCGCTCGAGGTCGAGCGGCTCGCGCACATGACCGCCGGCTACGACTCGGGAGCCAAGACGTCGCTGGAGACGATCGCCTACGTCTCCTTCCAAGAGCTCGCCACCCGCGTATCGCATCGCAACACCGGGCGGGCGACCGAGGATCCGATCTGCGACCAGCTGCTGGCCCGGATCTCCACCGACGAGAACCTGCACATGGTCTTCTACCGCAATCTCGTCAGCGCCGCGTTCGACCACTTCCCCGATGCCACGATGCAGGCGGTCGCCCGTGAGGTGACCGGCTTCGAGATGCCCGGCGCCGGGATGGCCGGCTTCGCCCGAAAGTCGGTGGCGATCGCCAAGGCGGGCATCTATGACCTCCGCCAGCACCGCGACGAGGTGCTGGCCCCCGTGCTGCGCAAGTGGCGGGTCTTCCAGCGCACGGACCTCGGCCCGGAGGGGGAGCGGGCGCGCGAGGCGCTCGCCGCCTTCATGCAGGACCTGGACGAGCAGGCGAGCCGCTTCGAGGAGCAGCGCGAGCGCGCGTTCGAGCGGGCCCGGGCGAAGACCGACGGTCCCGGTCGCATCGGGGTCACCCGGACCGTCGCCGGCCGGTAG
- a CDS encoding ABC transporter permease: MSTATTAPGLSGGPDVRRASAPGPEADARATRRPGPAAWYAVLGTAAAIGLWFLVTDVLLAGRPLVREFSPTRTWSGLVELWRSGVLLDDAAASVLRLVAGLLVAVVGGVLLGVAIGSVGRLERATRPVVSFLRMVSPLSWAPLVIVLVGIGDLPVITLVALTTVWPIVLATLAGVRAVNPGHRAVARALGATRWELLRTVTAPSVRPHVLGGIRGAVALGWVVLVPAEMLGVTSGLGYQILNAKDQLAYHHITALIVVIGALGLAIDVVARWVLRTPRERREER, encoded by the coding sequence GTGAGCACCGCGACGACCGCACCCGGGCTGTCCGGCGGTCCCGACGTCCGGCGGGCGTCCGCGCCCGGCCCCGAGGCGGATGCGCGCGCCACCCGGCGCCCGGGTCCGGCGGCGTGGTACGCCGTGCTGGGTACCGCGGCCGCGATCGGGCTGTGGTTCCTGGTCACCGACGTCCTGCTCGCCGGTCGACCGCTGGTGCGCGAGTTCTCGCCCACCCGGACGTGGTCGGGCCTGGTGGAGCTGTGGCGCTCGGGCGTGCTGCTCGACGACGCCGCGGCGTCGGTGCTGCGGCTGGTCGCGGGGCTGCTCGTCGCGGTCGTCGGTGGCGTGCTGCTCGGGGTCGCGATCGGGTCGGTCGGCCGGCTCGAGCGGGCCACCCGGCCGGTCGTGAGCTTCCTGCGGATGGTCTCGCCGCTGTCCTGGGCGCCGCTGGTGATCGTGCTCGTCGGCATCGGGGACCTGCCGGTGATCACCCTGGTCGCCCTGACCACGGTGTGGCCCATCGTGCTGGCGACCCTCGCCGGCGTACGAGCGGTCAACCCGGGTCACCGGGCCGTCGCCCGCGCGCTCGGCGCGACCCGCTGGGAGCTGCTGCGCACCGTCACCGCCCCCTCGGTCCGTCCGCACGTGCTCGGCGGCATCCGTGGCGCGGTGGCGCTGGGCTGGGTGGTGCTGGTGCCGGCGGAGATGCTGGGCGTGACCAGCGGGCTGGGCTACCAGATCCTGAACGCGAAGGACCAGCTCGCCTATCACCACATCACCGCCCTCATCGTGGTGATCGGCGCCCTCGGGCTCGCGATCGACGTCGTGGCGCGGTGGGTGCTGCGCACGCCGCGTGAGCGGCGTGAGGAGCGGTAG